From Desulfovibrio porci:
TATTGAGACGTTCAGCACCCAGATGGCCCGTTGCTACGAGTTGGCCGGGCTCACGCCCGAAGACCGGATGCAGGTGGCCGTGGGCTATGGCCTGTGGACCGCCGGCGCGGGCTTTCAGTTGGGCAGCGAGCTGTTCGGCATGCTGACCATCCCCGTGGGGCCGGGCAATCTTGAAATGCATCTGCAACTGCTCAGGGATGTGGGGGCCACCTGCTTCGGCGCTACGGCTTCCATGGCCCTGCTGTTGGCCGAGGAGGTGGAGCGCGCCGGCATCCGTGACCAAATCCGCCTGCGCAGGATGATCTGCGGGGCCGAGACGCGCAGCGAAAAGATGCGTCTGGCCATTGAAAGCAAGCTGGGCCTGGAAGGCAGTTACGACATCGCGGGCATGACCGAAATGTACGGTCCGGGCACGGCCATGGACTGCGACGCGCACGAAGGCCTGCATTACTGGGCGGACCTTTTCATCATCGAAGTGCTGGACCCGGACACCCTTCAGCCCGTGCCCGAGGGCGAAGTGGGCGAGATGGTGGTCACCAGCCTGCGCAAGGAGGCCGTACCCCTGTTGCGCTACCGCACCCATGATCTGACCCGCCTGCTGCCGGGCCGCTGTTCCTGCGGCCTGAATATGCCCCGGCACGACCGCATTCTCGGCCGCTCCGACGACATGATCATCTACCGGGGCGTGAACATCTACCCCGGCCAGATCATGGAAGTCATCGGCCGGTTCCCGGAGCTGGGCGGCGAATACCAGATGGAGCTGACCAGGGACGAGCGTTCTCTGGACCATCTGGCCCTGACCGTGGAACGCGCCCAAGGGCGGCACTCCGGCAACGACGAGGCCCTGGCCCAGGCCGTGGAGCGGCGGCTGCACAAGGCCATCCTGGCGCGCATGGAGGTACGGGTGGCGGATTACGCCAGCCTGCCGCGCACCTTCAGCAAGTCCAAGCGGATCGTGGACAAGCGCTGAGAGCGCCGGAACTTGCCCGGCGCGGCATCCGCGCCGCCCTTTTCCTCAATCTGCGTGGCGGCGGGCATTGTTGGAGGATGCGGGTATGAAGCGTTGCGTTGGATTCTGCTTGGCCTGCTGCGCGTTGCTGCTCTGCGCCTGCGGTTCCCGTTACGCGGTGAGCGTGGATTCCCTGCGCGATCCGGACGCGCCTGTCGCGGGCGGGCCGTGTTTGCTGATCCCCGGCAATGTGGATGTGGGGGCGGACGATCTGCTCTTCCGGGAAGTGAGCCGCCTGCTGGAGCCCGCATTCCGCGAGGCCGGCTATCCGCCCGCGACGCAACGCAAGGGCGCGGCCTATGTGGCGAAAATTTCCTACTGGCCGGGCGAGCCCGTCACCACCGTAGAAACCGGCATCGAACGGGGCTACCGGCCCATCCGCTACCGGGGCAGGGTGCGGTATGTGCCGGTGGAACGGACCACCATGACGGAACGCACCGTCTATTCGGTTCATCTGCTCCTGGAATGCTACGCCGCCGCGTCCTCTTCTCCCGGTGATCCGGCCGCCCCGGAAGAGCGTCTGGGCCCGCAGGTCTGGCGCACCGAAGTCAGCGTTTCCGGCAAGCGGGATGACTTCAGGGCCCTGCTGGCCGGAACCGTGCCCGCCCTGAACGGCACACTGGGCACACGCACCGACGGCGCGCGCCGTTTTACGGTGGTCATGGCGGACGACGGCGAGTTCTCCATTTCGGAAAATTAGGGACTGTTTCGTTTTAAAACGCTACACAGTTCAAAGTTGCCATTTGGGGAAAGGCGTCGTTATCGTTGCCGTCGATTCCCGTATGGTTTCTTTGTCGCCAACGGAGCCGGCCCTTTGGGCTGTCCTGTGGTCGCTTTCCCGAAAGTCAGGCTGAAGTTCCGGCGGCCGGGGGCAGCAGCCGCTCAGGCGATGGACGCGTCCGGTGCGATCTCCCGGGCCTTGTAGTCCGCTGTTTCAGGATACTTCAGTCCCGTGCCGGTGTTCAGCAGCACCACGCGGTCCCTGGGGCCGATGATGCCGCTGCGGCGCAACTCCGGCAGGGCGGCCAGGGGGGCCGCGCCTTCCGGGCAGACATGACAACCCTCGCGCGCGGCCAGTGCTTTTTGCGCGCGGAGAATGGCCGCGTCATCCACAGCCACGGCGCAGCCGTTGGTCTTGTGGAGAGCTTCCAGAGTCAGGAACGCGCCCAGAGGACGCGGAGCCGTGATGCCGAAGGCGCAGGTTTTCGCGTTTTCCCAGAACTCCACATCCGGCTTTCCCTCCCGGAAGGCCCGCACCATAGGCGCGCAGCCCGCGGACTGCACGGCTATCAGCCGGGGCAGCTTGGGGCCGATCCAGCCGATTTTCTGCAATTCGCGCAGCCCCTTGTAAATGCCGATGATCCCGAGTCCTCCGCCGCAGGGCACCAGCACCGCGTCCGGAGCCTCCCAGCCGAACTGTTCGGCCAGTTCGAAACCCAGGGTTTTTTTACCCTCAATGCGCCAAGGCTCCTTGAAGGTGGCGGCGTTGAGCCAGCCGTGTTCGGTTATGGCGCGGTGAACGGGCGTTATTCGACGGACCCGGCCGCTGCGGCCAGCCGGGGCTGACGGCGGCGGGTCATGGCGATGCAGATGCCGGAAAAGAGTGCCAGAGCCAGCAGTACGGCGGAAATGGGGCTTTCGATGAAGATCATGAAGCTGCCGTCCGACAGCACCATGGACTGGTCAAAAGCGCGCTCCCAGATGGGGCCGAGCACGAAGCCGATGATGAAGGCTCCGGCGCTGTAATGCCAGCGGCGCACAAAGTAGCCGATGATCCCGAAGAGAATCAGGGTCATGATGTCGAACATGCTCTGGTTGATGCTGTACGCGCCCACAAAGGAAAATACGGTGACCGCCGAAAAGATCACGTATTTGGGCAGCCGGGACAGTCGAGCCCAGATCCGGAAACCGGCCTTGGCGATGAAATAGAGCAGCACGTCGCAGATCAGCAGGCCACCGAAGATGCCGTAGACCAGTTGGGCGTGCTCCTGAAAGATCATAGGGCCGGGAGTGATGCCCTGGATGATGAACGCGCCCATGAGCACGGCCGTGACGTCGTCGCCGGGGATGCCCAAGGTCAGCATGGGGATCATGGCCGAGCCGGTGGTGGCGTTGTTGCCCGCCTCGGGCGCGGCGATGCCGTCAATGGCTCCGTGCCCGAACTTTTCCGGGTGTCTGGAAGTCCGCCGGGCCTCGGAATAGGACATGAAGGCCGCCGGGGTGGCCCCGATGCCGGGCATGGCCCCGAGAAAGGAGCCGATCAGGGATGAGCGTAGCATGATCGGGATGCAGGCTTTGAATTCCGCCCAGGTCATGTGGTCGTCGTCCGGGTGGGCGGCGCGGAGGGTCATCCGCATGGTTTTGCGCAGGCCCAGGCTGACCTGGTGGATGACTTCCGGCAGGCAGAGCAGGCCGATGACCATAGGAATCAGCGAGAGGCCCGAGGCCAGATCCTGCATGCCGAAAGTAAAGCGCGTGGCCCCGGTGGACTCTGAGATGCCGATGGTGGAAACCAGAATGCCCAGGCAGCAGGAAATGATGCCCTTGATCAGCGAGGGGCCAGAAATGCTGCCCACCACGGTGAGGGCCAGGATGATCAGGCTGAACTGTTCGGCCGAGCCGATTTTGAGAGTGAACAGGGACAGGGGCGCGGCTACGAAGATGAGCAGCAGATTGCTGAAGGTGTCGCCGAAGACCGAGGCTGAAAGCGCGGTATGCAGGGCCTTGCCCGCCTTGCCCTGCCGGGCCAGGGGGTAGCCTTCCATGGAAGTGCAGATGGCCGGCGGCGCGCCGGGCGTGTTGAGCAATATGGCCGAGATGGAGCCGCCGAAAATGCCGGCCTTGTATATGCCGAGCAGCATGGGGATGCCGATCAGCGGATCCACGTAAAAAGTCAACGGCAGCAGGATGGCGATGCCCATGATGCCGGAAATGCCGGGAATGGCGCCAAAGGCTATGCCCACCAGAATGCCGCCGGCAATGCCTAGAACGGGGCCGGGAGCGCAGACGGAAATCAGTCCGTTGAGAATGTCCGTGAACATGCGGGCCTCACTCGAAAAATTTGCCCAATGGCAGGGCGATGCGGATGCAATGGAAGGTCATGTAGTCAAGGGCGAAGGCGAAGGCCACGAAGGAGGGCAGCAGAATATGCCAGCGCCGCCCGTGCAGCAGCCAGGCCACGCCCGCCATGGCCAGAGGCGTGGCGATCAGGAAGCCGCAGTATTCCATGAGGTAGCGGTAAGCGTAGAGAATCAGGATATAACTGAGAAAGCCGCGCGCGGAACCGGCCTGCCCCATGGCGGCCAGATCCTCGGCTTCCGCCGCCGCTGCTGCGGGATCGGCTGGCGGGCGCGCAGCCGTTTTCTTTTTGAGAAAGACGTAGGCCGCGAAAAAGCAGAACAGAAGTGACAACACTGCGATGCAGACCACGATGAAACCGGGAAAGGTGCGCGGACTGACCACCGACGGCAGGCCCACGTCGATGAAGATGTCCATGTTGTACAGGAAAATAAGGCTGACTATCAGAAGGAAGGGAGCGGCGATGAGGTCCGCCAGTCCGGTGTCGTCCGTGTCCATGATTCCCTCCTGCGAGCTGCGGTGTTGGGGGACTGCCGGGTACGGAGTCAGCATGGCACGGGCGCGCGAAAAGTGTCAACAAAAAATTTTAATTTAAAAAGTTTTGTAAATATAGATTCCGGCGGGGCGGACAAAAAAACAGGCCGCCCTGACGGAGATTCCGTCGAGGCGGCCCGGCGTGGGCGTCGTTGATGGCGCGCTATTCGGACGACTCTTTCTTGAGCTCGCGCATGTAATTATAGACCGTATAAATGGAAACCTGCATGGTCTTGGCCAGATACTGCACCATTCCCTTGATCAGAAAAGCGCCTTCCTCGTCGAGAATGCGGATGAAATTCTTTTTTTCCTCGCGGTTCATGCCTGCCGGATGCTTGCCTGCCCGTTTGATGGCCGTCTCGATGATCGCCTCGCTGGTTTCCCCCATGCAGGAGGCGAAGGCTTCGCTCACGACCTTGCCGGGCTGGCTTTCATAGTGCATGACCGAGTGCAAAACCGACTGAAAACGCTCGAAGCCGGTCAGATCGAAATTAAGGCAAAAGGCCCCGATGACGGCACCCCGGCTGTTGCGGATGAAGCTGGTGGAGGATTTGAGCGTTTTGCCAGAGGGCGTGGACGTGGGATAGGCCACGATGTCTTCCACCCCGTTGCCGCCCTGCCGCCAGGCCTTGGTCACGATGTTGGTGATGGGCGCGCCGGGTTTGCGCCCGGTCAGCGAGCCTTCAATATGGATCAGAGAGTGCTCCAGGTCGCGGAAGTCATGGACGGCCACTTCGCAAAGATGCCCGAAGGTACGCACCACCACGCCCGCGATGTGGATGGCGTTGTTGAACAGTGCCCGTTCCTCCGGGCCGTATTCCATGCGGCGGGCGGTCTCCGGAACCGGCGCGGAAGAGGCGCTTTTTTTGTCCCGGCGCGCGGGCCGCGTTTTTTTGATCGGCTTGGGCATGTAAAAACCTCCGGGCTTGCGGCACGGGAGCCGCAGGCCGCATCAAGGAGCAGGCTACTGTAAATCCCGGCGCTTTGGTAGCCCCTTCCGCCGCGTCCGGCTCGAAAAAGGCCGTCCGCTTCCTTGGCGCGGAAGCGGACGGCCCTTGGATACCGGCGGATGGTTCCGCTTTGCGAACAGCTTTTACTGCTTCTTGGGCTCCTTGGTCAGATCGTCCACATTTTCTTTGGCATGAGCCACAAAGACATCGCGCACGCCGGGCACTTGGCCCAGGCCCTTGAGGTTGGTCTCCACCTGAAACCCGGCGGCCTTGAGCCTGGACGCCCAGGAGTCTTCCTCGTCCCCGGCCAGATCGTTGCGGGCGTGGTCCCCGGCCACCACCATCAGAGGCTGCAGCCAGACTTTTTTGACCTTGTGGGCCTTGAGTTCGGCCAGCAGGTCGTCAAAACCGCGCGCGCCTTCCACTGTGGCCATAAAGACCAGAGGATCGCTTTCCTTGAACGAGGCCCGCATGCCCTCAAAAACCAGATCCGCCCGGCCGTGGGCCTGACCGTGTCCCATGAGCACCACGGCTTCGCCCTTCTGACGTTTGTCGCCCATGTCCGCCAGCACGGCCTTGGATACGCGCAGGGCGTCCTTGTGCGATTCCAGCAGGGGGCGCCCCAGATAGACGGCCTCAAAACGGCCGGGATGCTTTTGCAGGTCAAGCAGCACCGCCCGCTCCAGCTCCGTGAATTCTTCGCCGGGCATCACGTGCAGGGACTGCACGCGCACCAGCTTCACGCCGCCCTTGGCTAGTTCGGCAAGCCCGTCGCTGATGCCGCCCACCGGACGGCCCTGCTTGGCCAGTTTGCGGCGGATGATCTGCGAGGTGTAGGCCCAGACCACGGGGCTGTCCGGAAATGCGGCCTTGAAGCTCGCGTCCACGGCTTTGAACGAGGGCAGGGCTTCGGGCACGCTGGTGCCGAAAGCCACCAGCAGCACGCCTTCCTTGGGGGCTTTCCGCTCCGCCGCCTGGACGGACGCGGCCATAAGGGCCAGCAGGAGCAGGAAAAGCGGCAGGAAGCGCGGAAATTTGCGCAGGATACAAGACATGGCGACCTCCTCAATCGTGCGTTGAAAGGTGATGTATGATGGCCGTCGGCGCACTGAACGCCTTGGCCGGCGGGTGTTCGGACTTGAGGGATATGGAGGTCGGCGTCCCGCGAGATTTCAGGACAACGGCCCCGCGCCTCGGCTTCGCCTTCACCGTATGGACGGCTGGCTGTCGCGTCCCTCCGGAAACCTTCCGGGGGACGAAGAAGCTCTGTACCCTCTTACCGCAGCGCGACTGTTTCCGATTCGCACGGAATTCCCCGCTACAGACGGCAGAGGACAACAGGGGGGCGCAAAAGTCAAGGGTCGGCCTGCCGCCATTGCCGGACGGACCGGGCTCCGGACTGTTCCACGGCAACGGCCACGACCCTCGGCAAAATCCCGCCCACGGGTGCGCCCCAAAACGGTTGCGTGTCCCGGCGCGGGCCATATCGCCGAGGCCTTGGCCCGGCATGGTTTTCAGGATATGCTGGAACCATGAGTACGTCGTCTGATGCTCCCCCGGCTTTTCCGGCCGCAATGTTGTCCGAGGCCACAGCCCTGTTGCGCCGGGGCGTGCTGCTGCCCGCGCGCGGCGAGGATGCCGCGAACTTGGGGCTCTTTCTGACCCGTGGTCTGGGCCTGGAGCCCGCCTATCTGGAGGAGCGGGTCCAGACCCTGCTGCGTAACGGTCTGGCCGTGGATGATTTCGCCGTGCCGCTGGCCGCCGGCGACCGGCTGGCCCTGTCGGCGGCCATGCCCGGCGTGGCCGGGGCCGCCCTGCGACGGGGCGGCTGGTACGCGGCCATGCGCGCCGGCATCACCCAGCGGCCGGACAATGCGCCTTCTGTCCCGTCGGCTCCGGCGGGGGCGACGGTCTGGATTGAGCTGCGCTGCTTCAACAGCATTGCCGAGGATCTGGCCGGGCATCTGCTGCGCCGGGGGCTGGCCGCTCGGCCCGATGACGTGGGGCCCTCCCTGCGCCGTCTGGCAACGGCTCCGCCCGCCGGGCCGGCGTTGCCGGAACCGGCCCTGCTCTGGCTCATGGCCTGTTGACCCGACGTCTTTTCTCCGCCGGTTTTGCCGAATATGGCCATTGCTGTCGTGTGCCGATCATTGCCGTGCCGGGCCCACAGTGTGGCCGCTCTGACCCGCAAGGCAGCCCAAGCAAAGGGGCGCGCCGGCGGTTGAGACTGGAGCGCGCCTCTTTTTTTGAATAGACAAAAGGAGCGTGCCCTTGCCGGAGAGCAAACGTCCAGCAGTGCCAATGCGGAAGCCATCATCCTCCGCAACGCCGCGCCGGACAATTTTGCTTGTGCTTTTTCCAGCGCTCTGATAATTTTTCCCACTCTCACAGTGAGGGGAAATTATTTGGAGGCATGGCAGATGGCAGACAAGGAAACCGGGCACGACGAAATCAATTTCGAAAGCGCCCTCGAAAACTATCTCAATCCCGATTTTGGCGACCTTGAAGAAGGCTCCATTACCAAAGGCGAAATCGTCCGCGTGGATGACGACAACGTGCTGGTGGACGTGAATTTCAAGTCCGAGGGGCAGATCCCCGCGGCTGAATTCCGCGACCCCGCCGGCAACATGACCGTCAGCGTGGGCGACCGGGTGGACGTCTATGTGGTGCGCAAGAACGAAATGGACGGCACCATCACCCTCTCCTTTGAAAAGGCCAAGCGCATGCAGGTCTTCGACCAGCTCGAGGACGTGCAGGAAAACAACAGGGTCATCAAGGGCCACATCGTGCGTCGCATCAAGGGCGGCTACACGGTGGACATCGGCGGGGTGGAGGCGTTTTTGCCCGGTTCCCATGTGGATCTGCGTCCCGTGCCGGACATGGACGCCCTGGTCAACCAGGAATTTGAATTCCGCGTGCTCAAGATCAACCGCCGCCGCAGCAACGTCATCGTGTCCCGCCGCGTGCTGCTGGAAGAGGAGCGCGATTCCAAGCGGCAGGATCTGCTGCGCACCCTGGAAGAGGGCCAGATCGTCCAGGGCAAGGCCAAGAACATCACCGAATACGGCGTGTTCGTTGACCTCGGCGGCCTGGACGGCCTGCTGCACATCACGGACATGAGCTGGAAGCGCATCCGCCATCCCAAGGAAATGATCACCATGGGCCAGGAACTGACCCTCAAGGTGCTTTCCTTCGACCGTGAGAACAACAAAGTTTCTCTGGGCCTCAAGCAGCTGGTGCCCGATCCCTGGCAGGACATCTCCGCCCGTTTCCCCGAAGGCGCCAAGTGCACCGGCAAGGTCACCAATCTGGTGGACTACGGCGCGTTCGTGGAACTGGAGCCCGGCGTGGAAGGCCTGGTGCACATCTCCGAAATGTCCTGGACGCGCAAGCTGCGTCATCCTTCCCAGATGGTCCACACCGGCGACGAGGTGGAAGTGGTCATCCTGGGCGTGGACGGCGAAAAGAAGCGCATCAGCCTGGGCATGAAGCAGGTGCGTCCCAATCCCTGGGAACTGGTGGCCGAGAGATACCCTGAAGGCACTGTCCTTGAGGGCGTCATCAAGAACATCACCGAGTTCGGCATGTTCATCGGCATTGAGGACGGCATTGACGGCCTCATCCACGTTTCGGACATCTCCTGGACCAAGAAGGTGCGCCATCCCAACGAGCTGTACAAGGTGGGCGACACCGTGCAGGCCAAGGTGCTCACCGTGGACCAGGAAAACGAGAAGTTCACCCTGGGCGTCAAGCAGCTGGTGGACGATCCCTGGGGCCATGTGCCGGATACCTATCCCGTGGGCTGCACCATCAAGGGCGTGGTAACCAACATCACCGACTTCGGCCTCTTTGTGGAAGTTGAGGAGGGCATCGAAGGTCTGGTGCATGTCTCCGAGCTGTCCGGCAAGAAGGTCAAGACCCCGGCGGAAATCTACAAGGAAGGTCAGGAAATCCAGGCCAAGGTCATCCATGTCAGCGCCGAAGAGCGCCGCCTGGGCCTCTCCATCAAGCAGATCAAGGATGAAGAGGAACGCCGCAAGCCCAAGGAATTCCATTCCGGCCCGCAGGAAGCGGGACAGAGCCTGGGCGACCTGCTCAAGCAGAAGTTCGAGGAAAGCGAGAACAGCGAAAACAGCTAGGGCTGTTGACATACGGCAACTAAAAAGGGCGTCCCTGCGGACGCCCTTTTTAGTTCATGTGGTTTTTTGCATTGAACGTTTTTTTGCCGTCCTGTTTCCCTCGCGGGACTCAGAACTGGTACAGGAAAACCGGCGTGCGCCAGTCGCCGACGGTGGTCGAGGCAAGGGATGAAAGATCCAGACCGAACCAGGATTTGAGGCTCTCCGCCAGCCAGGAGCCTTCCTTGGGCCGGGTCAGCAGCTTGCGGGTTGCGGGCACGCCGGTTTTGTCCGCCAGCCAGCGCAGGGCCGCATCCTGGCCGCCCATTGCATCCACCAGACCCAGTTTTTGGGCTTCCCGGCCGGTAAAAATCTTCCCGCTGGCCAGTTGCGCGGCCCGTTCGCGCGGCATGTTCCGACCTGAGGCCACGATGCCCACGAACTGCTCGTGCATGTCCTTGAGCACGCCCTCGAAATAGGCCCGGTCCTCGGGCGAAAGCGGGCGCAGATAGGAACCCGCGTTCTTGTACGGCGCGGTGACCAGGGTTTCCTGTCCCACGCCGATTTTGCCCAGCAGGCCCTGAAGCTGCGGGATGTCCATGCGCACGCCGATGGATCCGGTCACCGTGGAGGGATTGGCGAAAATCCGCTGTCCGGCCATGCTGACCATCAGCCCGCCCGAGGCGGCCATGGAACCCATGCTCACCGCGATGGGGCGTTTTTTGGCCAGCCGGGCCAGAGCGTCGTACACTTCCTGCGAGGCGGCTGCGCCGCCGCCGGGCGAATCCACCCGCAACAGCACGCCTTTCACATTGGGATTGCGCTCGATTTTGCGGATCCAGGCCAGGGTGGGGGCCACGTCCATGATCGGTCCGCGCACTGTAACCAGGGCCAGGCGCTCACCGCCGCCGAACAGCGGCTGACTGTCCTCGTTGCGGCTGAAAGCCGCCACGCCGGCCAGAATCAGAACCAGAACCAACAGCCAGAAGATAAAGGGGTGCCGCTTGCGAAAGGGGCGGCGCAACAGGGATTTCCAAACCGGAGCCGGTATCCGGGCCAGCGGGCAGACTGCGGCGCAGGTCGCGGGCTGGGGAGCGCCGCTCCCGGCGGCGGATCGCCCGGCCTGGTCCGGCGGGTTCGCCGTATCGGGGGTCAAAGTAAAATTTTCGTTGTTCATGCCCCGTTGCTTAGCACGATGCGGGCATGGAGAAAAGAGCGCCCCGGCGGGAGTTTCGCCGGGGCGTTTCAACACTCATTGTGTTAGCGCATGGCTTCGGGCCAGCGCTCGGCGGCCATTTCGCGCAATTTGTACTTCTGGATTTTGCCGCTGGCCGTGAGCGGGAAGGACTCCACCACGGCTACGTATTTGGGAATCTTGAACCAGGCGATCTTGCCCCGGCAGTAGTCGCGCACGTCTTCGGGCAGCAGGTCTGCGCCGGGCCGGGGGATGACAAAGGCCCCCACTTCCTCGCCGTACTTGCGGCTGGGCACGGCCACCACCTGCACGTCCAGCACGCCGTCCATCTGAAGCAGAAATTCTTCCACCTCGCGCGGATAGACGTTTTCGCCGCCCCGGATGATCATGTCCTTGATCCGGCCCGTGACGCGCACGTAGCCATGCTCGTCCATGACGCCGAGGTCGCCGGAATGCAGCCAGCCCTCCGGGCTGATGGCTTTGGCCGTGTCCTCGGGCATTTTGTAATAGCCCTTCATAATATTGTAGCCCCGGCAGAGGATTTCGCCCACCTGGCCGCGCGGCAGTTCCTCGCAGGTGTCGGGATCGCCCACGCGCACTTCGATGCCCGGCATGGCGCAACCCACGGTTTCGCAGCGCAGGGACAGCGGATCGTGGATGTCGGACTGGGTCATCACCGGCGAGGCCTCGGTGAGGCCGTAGCAGATGGTGATCTCCTTCATGTACATGTCTTCCACCACCCGGCGCATGAGCGGTTCGGGGCAGACCGAACCGGCCATGATGCCGGTGCGCAGGCTGGAGACGTCGAAACGCTTGAAGAGCTTGTGCTCCAGTTCGGCCAGGAACATGGTGGGCACGCCGTAGAGCGCGGTGCAGCGTTCGCTGTCCACGGCGTCCAGCACTTTCAGGGGATTATAGCTCTCCAGGATGACCATGGTGGTCCCGTGGTTGACGCAGGCCGACACGCCCAGCACGCAGCCGTAACAGTGGAAAAGCGGCACCGGCAGGCAGAGTCTGTCCTGCTCCGTAAAGCCCTGGTGGCGGCCGATCCAGTAGCCGTTGAGGCCCACGCCCACATGGGTCAGCATGACCCCGCGCGGAAAGCCCGTGGTGCCCGAGGTGTACTGCATGTTGATTTCGTCCCAGGGGTCCAGGGAATCCTGGCGGGCCTGATAGGCCGCGTCGTCCACCATGACGGACATGGCCAGAATTTCCGGCACGGAATACATGCCGCGGTGCTTTTCCGCGCCCAGAAAGCAGACCCGCTTCAGATGCGGCAGCCCGGCGCAGCGCAGTTCGCCGCGCCCGTGGGTGCGCAGCTCGGGCACGAGCTTGTAGAGTGTGGCGAGATAGTCGTGGTCGCGCAGGCTGTCGATGAGAAAGATGTTCTCGCATTCGGACTGGCGCAGCAGATAGCGCAGCTCGTGCTCGCGGTAATTGGTGTTTACCGTGAGCAGCACGGCCCCGATCTTGGCCGTGGCGAATTGCAGGGCCACCCAGTAGGGCACGTTGGTGGCCCAGACCGCCACTTTTTCGCCTTTTTGCACGCCCAGGGCCATGAGCCCCTTGGCGAACTGGTCCACCACATCCGCGAATTCGCGCCAGGTCTGGCGGTAGTTGCGGTCAGCGTAGACAATGGCCTCCCGGTCGGGAAAACGGGCCACTGTATGGTCGAGAATCTGCCCCAGGGTCCACTCGCGCAGTTCAAACTGCGCCTGCCGCTCGCGTACTTTTTCGTCCATGTTTTACTCCGTCCGTGGGATGGCAACCGGATTGCGCGCCGCCGGGGAGGTCTACGGATTGTACGCCACAGCCATGATCTCCACCGGCTCGTCACCGGCGGCGCCCACGAAATGCGGCACAATGGAATTGTAGTAGATGGTGTCCCCGGCTTTGAGCACATGGCTTTCCCGCCCGTAGATCACCAGCAGTTCGCCCTTGAGCACCATGATGAATTCCTCGCCCTGATGGGACGAGGTTTTGCGCTCCACCGAGGGGTCCGGAAAAATTTCAATGTAAAAGGGTTCCATGTTGCGGTCGCTCTTGCCTTTGCCCAGAGAGTGGTACACATAGCTGGGCCGGGGCATGCGCCCGGTGTGCAGGGCCTGGTCGGCTTCGGCGCCGCCGATGTGCCCGATGATCGGATCACGGGTGTACTGGTCGTCCAGGAAGGTGCCCAGGCGCACCCCCAAGGCGCGGGCCACTTTCTGCAGGGGGCCGATGCTGGGATAAATCTCGCCGTTTTCCAGCTTTTCCAGAAATTCCACGCTCAAATTGGTGGTCTGGGCCAGGTTTTCCAGATCAATGTCGCGTTCCTCACGGAAAGAACGAATCCGGGTGCCGATATGGTACTCCGTGGGCATGGGCGCTCCTCCTTGCCGCCGCAACGGCGGGGAACAGTTTAATGAACCGATTATAACAGAAGAGAATACAGAAAAGTCACGGTTCCGGCAAGGGTGTCTGATCTTGATCATATAAACAGTCTGGCGGACTTTTTCCTTTTCGGCTACAGTGCGACAATGGATATGAAACAGACAGCGCGCCGGGCTTTCACAGCCGCCGGGCAGGTTCAGGGCGTGGGCTTCCGTCCCTTTGTCTACCGGCTGGCCCGGGAGGGAGGGCTTACCGGCACGGTGGGCAATACCTCGGACGGGGTGCGTATGGAGGTGCAGGGCCCGCCGGAAGAGGTGGCGCGCTTCGGCCGCCGTCTGCGCGCGGAACTGCCGCCCCTGGCCCGGCTGGTGGGGCTGGACGAGGAAGAACTCGCGCCCCTTTCCGACGAGACCGCATTCACTATTGTGCCCAGCCACGGCCATGCCGGGCACAGCGTGCTGGTCAGCCCGGACATGGGCATCTGCCCGGACTGCCTCGCGGACATGCGCGATCCGGCCAACCGCCGCCACGGCTATCCCTTCACCAACTGCACCAATT
This genomic window contains:
- a CDS encoding AMP-binding protein, coding for MDEKVRERQAQFELREWTLGQILDHTVARFPDREAIVYADRNYRQTWREFADVVDQFAKGLMALGVQKGEKVAVWATNVPYWVALQFATAKIGAVLLTVNTNYREHELRYLLRQSECENIFLIDSLRDHDYLATLYKLVPELRTHGRGELRCAGLPHLKRVCFLGAEKHRGMYSVPEILAMSVMVDDAAYQARQDSLDPWDEINMQYTSGTTGFPRGVMLTHVGVGLNGYWIGRHQGFTEQDRLCLPVPLFHCYGCVLGVSACVNHGTTMVILESYNPLKVLDAVDSERCTALYGVPTMFLAELEHKLFKRFDVSSLRTGIMAGSVCPEPLMRRVVEDMYMKEITICYGLTEASPVMTQSDIHDPLSLRCETVGCAMPGIEVRVGDPDTCEELPRGQVGEILCRGYNIMKGYYKMPEDTAKAISPEGWLHSGDLGVMDEHGYVRVTGRIKDMIIRGGENVYPREVEEFLLQMDGVLDVQVVAVPSRKYGEEVGAFVIPRPGADLLPEDVRDYCRGKIAWFKIPKYVAVVESFPLTASGKIQKYKLREMAAERWPEAMR
- the sppA gene encoding signal peptide peptidase SppA, translated to MNNENFTLTPDTANPPDQAGRSAAGSGAPQPATCAAVCPLARIPAPVWKSLLRRPFRKRHPFIFWLLVLVLILAGVAAFSRNEDSQPLFGGGERLALVTVRGPIMDVAPTLAWIRKIERNPNVKGVLLRVDSPGGGAAASQEVYDALARLAKKRPIAVSMGSMAASGGLMVSMAGQRIFANPSTVTGSIGVRMDIPQLQGLLGKIGVGQETLVTAPYKNAGSYLRPLSPEDRAYFEGVLKDMHEQFVGIVASGRNMPRERAAQLASGKIFTGREAQKLGLVDAMGGQDAALRWLADKTGVPATRKLLTRPKEGSWLAESLKSWFGLDLSSLASTTVGDWRTPVFLYQF
- a CDS encoding 30S ribosomal protein S1 — its product is MADKETGHDEINFESALENYLNPDFGDLEEGSITKGEIVRVDDDNVLVDVNFKSEGQIPAAEFRDPAGNMTVSVGDRVDVYVVRKNEMDGTITLSFEKAKRMQVFDQLEDVQENNRVIKGHIVRRIKGGYTVDIGGVEAFLPGSHVDLRPVPDMDALVNQEFEFRVLKINRRRSNVIVSRRVLLEEERDSKRQDLLRTLEEGQIVQGKAKNITEYGVFVDLGGLDGLLHITDMSWKRIRHPKEMITMGQELTLKVLSFDRENNKVSLGLKQLVPDPWQDISARFPEGAKCTGKVTNLVDYGAFVELEPGVEGLVHISEMSWTRKLRHPSQMVHTGDEVEVVILGVDGEKKRISLGMKQVRPNPWELVAERYPEGTVLEGVIKNITEFGMFIGIEDGIDGLIHVSDISWTKKVRHPNELYKVGDTVQAKVLTVDQENEKFTLGVKQLVDDPWGHVPDTYPVGCTIKGVVTNITDFGLFVEVEEGIEGLVHVSELSGKKVKTPAEIYKEGQEIQAKVIHVSAEERRLGLSIKQIKDEEERRKPKEFHSGPQEAGQSLGDLLKQKFEESENSENS
- a CDS encoding helix-turn-helix domain-containing protein, giving the protein MPTEYHIGTRIRSFREERDIDLENLAQTTNLSVEFLEKLENGEIYPSIGPLQKVARALGVRLGTFLDDQYTRDPIIGHIGGAEADQALHTGRMPRPSYVYHSLGKGKSDRNMEPFYIEIFPDPSVERKTSSHQGEEFIMVLKGELLVIYGRESHVLKAGDTIYYNSIVPHFVGAAGDEPVEIMAVAYNP